The following coding sequences lie in one Mycobacterium gordonae genomic window:
- a CDS encoding PE family protein yields the protein MAFLHASPEALKAAASSIAGIGSEISSANAAASLPTTGLVAAAADQVSAQVAALFSSHAQGYQQLSTQVAAFHEKFVQALGASAASYANTETSAARTLDSAVSAPARQLLGHPLIGPGAPNLVAAAAKQVQSAFQGAGAGNLLSALRLAPTGGSGGVAASGALLGPLAAQAATAAVIPVSWATAIEGFYNAVEPYVAYGFNLASYFAGWLPYVGILAPQINFFYNLFEPMVQAALFNSLDWLSGTITFSQGLSNFWSATSASINQFLYTEWYWIRSFFPPLPPWPPL from the coding sequence ATGGCTTTTCTGCACGCGTCGCCCGAGGCGCTGAAGGCGGCCGCCTCCAGCATCGCCGGCATCGGCTCGGAGATCAGCTCGGCCAACGCGGCGGCGTCGCTGCCCACCACCGGCCTGGTAGCGGCCGCCGCCGATCAGGTTTCCGCCCAGGTCGCAGCGCTGTTCTCGTCTCATGCCCAGGGATACCAGCAGCTCAGCACCCAGGTTGCGGCGTTCCACGAAAAGTTTGTGCAGGCCCTCGGCGCAAGCGCCGCGTCCTACGCCAACACCGAAACCAGCGCGGCACGGACCCTGGACAGTGCGGTCAGCGCGCCGGCGCGGCAACTGCTGGGCCACCCGCTGATCGGTCCGGGCGCCCCGAACCTGGTCGCCGCCGCCGCGAAGCAGGTTCAGAGCGCATTCCAAGGTGCCGGCGCCGGCAACCTGCTGAGTGCGCTGCGACTGGCCCCGACCGGCGGATCGGGCGGCGTGGCCGCCAGTGGCGCCCTGCTGGGGCCATTGGCTGCGCAGGCGGCGACGGCGGCGGTGATCCCCGTCTCTTGGGCGACCGCTATCGAGGGTTTCTACAACGCGGTTGAGCCCTATGTGGCTTACGGATTCAACCTGGCTTCGTACTTCGCGGGCTGGTTGCCGTACGTGGGGATTCTGGCCCCGCAGATCAACTTCTTCTACAACCTCTTCGAACCGATGGTCCAGGCTGCCCTGTTCAACTCGCTGGACTGGTTGAGCGGAACCATCACCTTCAGCCAAGGGCTGTCCAATTTCTGGTCGGCGACGTCGGCGTCGATCAACCAATTCCTCTACACCGAGTGGTACTGGATCCGGAGCTTCTTCCCGCCGCTGCCGCCCTGGCCGCCGCTGTAA
- a CDS encoding serine/threonine-protein kinase, translating to MDEVAFGRYRLIELIGEGGMGQVFRANDTVIGREVAIKVLPPEMAGLPGYRERFRREAQIAARLTEPHIVPIHDTGEIDGRLYLVMPVIEGVDVQTLLARQGPMDPARAVRVIQQLAAALSVAHRNRLVHRDVKPSNALLTADEHVYLIDFGIAHDASATRMTQTGMMVGTFAYMAPERFLAGSVDARADVYALACVLHECLTGARPFPGDSMEQQIAGHLTMDPPKPSKLNPAVPSALDHVIARGMAKQPNERYQTAGELAAAAHDAISGSPPTPRPPAPPAPPSPVRPVAPTMPGTQQHANLPTQQAVTLVAPAESRPTIGASRLGCALAGVALLSLAATYLLVPWRSGSWQLIRYLVPSVLMWLSFLGLIPGLVLLAKGRGRAFPDRTIVGTALVTTGVGTALCRVLFPGDLVAVSAGLGVIGSVLLVGALFPAPTRSLARAYVMCGSAVLALGFFDLAEAPLKGVNLHAMALFSGVAMGLVVTTAGGLASQWLRRQAPQRPAERAPATGALAAALIGVSALALAVAALIAPWRGHFKLSYYLRDGYTYSSILVWMLLLGVIPGVALLLAGRGRRYADLTVAGWGLLVLAPAPLLLHWTVVVPPTVALLLALVGSLLLAIPAYVYPGRALARTCMSCATVILALSLIGWTGYIGHWTNFDALNYQIASGVGALLLLAGAFAHVLARRVGTAAPKR from the coding sequence ATGGACGAGGTGGCGTTCGGGCGCTACCGGCTGATCGAGTTGATCGGCGAAGGCGGCATGGGCCAGGTGTTCCGGGCGAATGACACCGTCATCGGCCGCGAGGTGGCGATCAAGGTGCTGCCGCCGGAAATGGCCGGTTTGCCCGGTTACCGGGAGAGATTCCGCCGCGAGGCGCAGATCGCGGCCCGGCTGACCGAGCCGCACATCGTCCCGATCCACGACACCGGCGAGATCGACGGCCGCCTCTACCTGGTGATGCCGGTGATCGAGGGCGTGGACGTGCAGACACTGCTGGCGCGGCAGGGCCCGATGGACCCGGCGCGGGCGGTGCGGGTGATCCAGCAGTTGGCTGCGGCACTCAGCGTCGCCCACCGCAACCGGCTGGTGCACCGCGACGTCAAGCCGTCCAACGCGCTGTTGACCGCTGACGAGCATGTGTACCTGATCGATTTCGGCATCGCGCACGACGCCTCGGCCACCCGGATGACCCAGACCGGCATGATGGTCGGCACCTTCGCCTACATGGCGCCCGAGCGATTTCTGGCCGGATCCGTCGATGCCCGCGCCGACGTCTACGCGCTGGCTTGCGTGCTGCACGAATGCCTCACCGGTGCGAGGCCCTTCCCCGGCGACAGCATGGAGCAGCAGATCGCCGGACACCTGACCATGGATCCGCCGAAACCCAGCAAGCTCAACCCCGCCGTTCCCAGCGCGTTGGACCACGTCATCGCCCGCGGGATGGCCAAACAGCCCAACGAGCGGTATCAGACCGCCGGGGAGCTCGCCGCCGCCGCTCACGACGCGATCAGCGGTTCTCCCCCGACACCGCGACCACCGGCGCCCCCGGCGCCCCCGTCGCCCGTCAGGCCGGTTGCCCCGACCATGCCCGGCACCCAACAGCATGCCAACCTGCCCACGCAGCAAGCCGTCACCCTCGTTGCGCCTGCCGAGTCCCGACCGACCATCGGCGCAAGCAGGCTGGGGTGTGCGCTGGCCGGTGTCGCCTTGCTGTCGCTGGCAGCCACGTACCTGCTCGTTCCATGGCGGAGTGGCTCGTGGCAACTGATCCGCTACCTCGTGCCGAGCGTGCTGATGTGGCTGAGCTTTCTCGGCCTGATCCCAGGCCTTGTATTGCTGGCGAAGGGCCGCGGTCGCGCCTTTCCCGATCGGACGATCGTGGGTACCGCTCTGGTCACCACCGGTGTTGGGACCGCGTTGTGCCGCGTCCTCTTCCCCGGCGACCTGGTCGCCGTGAGCGCTGGACTGGGCGTCATCGGGTCAGTGCTGTTGGTCGGCGCCCTGTTCCCCGCCCCCACCCGCTCACTTGCCCGCGCCTACGTGATGTGTGGTTCCGCTGTCTTGGCTCTGGGCTTTTTCGACTTGGCCGAGGCGCCCCTCAAAGGGGTGAACTTGCATGCGATGGCACTGTTCTCAGGTGTCGCGATGGGCCTGGTCGTGACGACTGCCGGCGGCCTGGCGAGTCAGTGGCTTCGGCGACAGGCACCGCAACGGCCTGCCGAGCGTGCGCCCGCCACCGGGGCTCTCGCTGCTGCACTGATCGGTGTCTCCGCGCTCGCCTTGGCAGTCGCTGCCCTCATTGCGCCGTGGCGCGGCCACTTCAAGCTGAGTTACTACCTGCGGGACGGGTACACCTATTCGAGCATTCTGGTCTGGATGCTGCTGCTGGGCGTGATCCCGGGAGTCGCGTTGCTGCTGGCCGGACGGGGGCGGAGGTACGCCGACCTGACCGTCGCAGGCTGGGGATTACTCGTGCTGGCACCCGCTCCGCTCCTGCTTCATTGGACAGTCGTGGTGCCGCCGACGGTGGCTCTGCTGCTGGCCTTGGTCGGCTCGCTGCTGTTGGCAATTCCCGCCTATGTTTACCCTGGCCGGGCGCTGGCCCGCACTTGTATGTCTTGTGCCACAGTTATTTTGGCCTTAAGCCTGATCGGCTGGACCGGTTACATCGGCCATTGGACGAACTTCGATGCGCTGAACTACCAGATCGCCAGTGGTGTCGGCGCCCTGTTGCTCCTCGCCGGCGCCTTCGCACACGTGCTCGCCCGGCGGGTCGGCACCGCTGCGCCGAAACGCTGA
- a CDS encoding PE domain-containing protein encodes MPSRETGRRAHLGVVPDYLASAATDLASIGSLAGAAGSAAAAATTSG; translated from the coding sequence TTGCCGAGCAGGGAAACGGGCAGACGTGCCCATTTGGGGGTCGTGCCGGACTATCTGGCATCTGCGGCAACTGATCTGGCCAGCATCGGCTCGCTGGCCGGAGCCGCCGGTTCGGCCGCCGCAGCGGCGACGACCTCGGGGTAG
- a CDS encoding 4a-hydroxytetrahydrobiopterin dehydratase produces MAVLTDEQVDAALPELDGWERADGALRRSIKFPSFLAGIDAVRRVGERAEAKDHHPDIDIRWRTVTFALVTHSEGGITPKDVDMARDINGIVGDASSA; encoded by the coding sequence ATGGCTGTTCTCACCGATGAGCAAGTAGACGCCGCACTGCCCGAACTGGACGGCTGGGAACGCGCCGATGGTGCGTTACGCCGCTCCATCAAATTCCCGTCATTCTTGGCCGGTATCGACGCCGTGCGCCGGGTGGGTGAGCGAGCGGAAGCCAAAGACCATCACCCCGACATCGACATCCGTTGGCGGACAGTTACTTTCGCGTTGGTCACGCATTCCGAGGGCGGGATCACACCGAAAGACGTCGACATGGCGCGCGACATCAACGGCATCGTCGGGGACGCCTCGTCCGCGTAG
- the mshB gene encoding N-acetyl-1-D-myo-inositol-2-amino-2-deoxy-alpha-D-glucopyranoside deacetylase, protein MHETPRLMFVHAHPDDESLANGATIAHYTARGAQVHVVTCTLGEEGEVVGDRWAQLAVDHADQLGGYRISELSRALHALGVDGPVYLGGAGRWRDSGMAGTEPRSRRRFVDADEREAVGALVALIRELRPHVVVTYDPNGGYGHPDHIRTHAVTTSAVAAAGDADDFPGDPWPVPKFYWTVLGRNAMVAGLRSLVPEDLRPEWILPPEDIPFAFLDEDINAVVEAGADAHAAKVAALAAHATQLTVGATGRACALSNNLALPIVSQEHYILVAGSAGERDERGWETDLLAGLGITGPGN, encoded by the coding sequence ATGCATGAAACGCCGCGGCTGATGTTCGTCCATGCACATCCCGACGACGAGAGTCTGGCCAACGGCGCCACCATCGCGCACTACACCGCACGCGGTGCGCAGGTCCATGTCGTGACCTGCACCCTCGGGGAGGAAGGTGAGGTTGTCGGGGACCGGTGGGCTCAACTCGCCGTCGACCACGCGGATCAGCTCGGCGGTTACCGCATCAGCGAACTCAGCCGGGCCTTGCACGCACTGGGTGTCGACGGTCCGGTTTATCTTGGCGGAGCGGGCCGTTGGCGCGACTCCGGCATGGCCGGGACCGAGCCGCGCAGCCGGCGCCGATTCGTCGATGCCGACGAGCGTGAAGCCGTCGGCGCCCTCGTCGCGCTGATCCGCGAACTGCGCCCGCATGTGGTGGTGACCTACGACCCCAACGGCGGCTACGGCCATCCGGACCACATCCGCACGCACGCCGTCACGACCTCGGCGGTGGCTGCCGCCGGCGACGCGGACGACTTCCCCGGTGACCCGTGGCCGGTGCCGAAGTTCTACTGGACGGTCCTGGGCCGGAACGCCATGGTCGCCGGCCTGCGATCGTTGGTACCTGAAGACCTGCGTCCCGAATGGATCCTGCCGCCCGAGGACATCCCCTTCGCCTTCCTCGACGAGGACATCAACGCCGTCGTGGAGGCCGGTGCGGACGCACACGCAGCAAAGGTCGCCGCGCTCGCCGCGCACGCCACCCAACTCACCGTGGGCGCGACCGGACGGGCCTGTGCCCTGTCCAATAACCTTGCACTGCCCATCGTCTCGCAGGAGCACTACATTCTGGTCGCGGGTTCGGCAGGGGAGCGGGACGAACGCGGCTGGGAAACGGATTTGCTTGCCGGTCTGGGCATCACCGGCCCGGGCAACTAG
- a CDS encoding (deoxy)nucleoside triphosphate pyrophosphohydrolase, translated as MPTQIVVAGAIISRSSVLVAQRSRPPDLAGLWELPGGKVADGETEPEALARELAEELGVEVRVGERLGEDITLNDTLTLRAYRVELSRGEPHPRDHQALRWVAPAELTDVNWVPADRKWLPDLLLALS; from the coding sequence ATGCCGACCCAGATCGTCGTCGCGGGCGCCATCATAAGCCGGTCGTCGGTATTGGTGGCGCAGCGCAGCCGGCCGCCCGACCTTGCCGGCTTGTGGGAGCTGCCCGGCGGCAAGGTCGCCGACGGGGAGACCGAGCCCGAGGCGCTGGCCCGCGAGCTGGCCGAGGAGTTGGGAGTGGAGGTCAGGGTCGGTGAACGCCTAGGTGAGGACATCACGCTGAACGACACGCTGACGCTGCGCGCCTACCGTGTCGAGTTGTCACGCGGAGAACCACACCCACGTGATCACCAGGCGCTGCGCTGGGTCGCCCCGGCAGAACTCACCGACGTGAATTGGGTGCCGGCCGATCGCAAGTGGCTGCCGGACCTGTTGTTGGCGCTGAGCTGA
- a CDS encoding TetR/AcrR family transcriptional regulator has translation MSQGTRTTSSASRSRRRGEVLERALYSATLAELASAGYGGLTMEGIAARAHTGKAALYRRWASKHDLVQAAMTHNVPPLPEPRAGRSARENLLAVFTAHRDVLAGKTDFPGLAIISQLIHEPELRAIFVDAVVVPRVKIVESILKAAVHDGDIDPATITPLTARIGSALINQHFMLTGTPPTRRELALIVDTVIPPKSKAAHVN, from the coding sequence ATGTCGCAGGGGACCAGGACCACATCGAGCGCCAGCCGCAGCCGCCGGCGCGGCGAAGTGCTCGAACGTGCGCTCTACTCGGCAACCTTGGCGGAGCTGGCCTCCGCCGGGTACGGCGGTCTGACCATGGAGGGCATCGCGGCCCGCGCACACACCGGCAAGGCGGCGCTATACCGGCGCTGGGCAAGCAAGCATGACCTGGTACAGGCCGCTATGACCCACAACGTGCCACCGCTGCCGGAGCCGCGCGCCGGCCGCTCGGCCCGGGAGAATCTGCTCGCGGTGTTCACGGCTCATCGTGACGTACTGGCGGGCAAGACCGACTTCCCCGGCCTGGCGATCATCAGCCAGCTGATTCACGAGCCCGAATTGCGGGCGATCTTCGTCGACGCCGTGGTGGTCCCGCGGGTCAAGATCGTCGAGTCGATCTTGAAAGCCGCGGTCCACGATGGAGATATCGATCCGGCGACGATCACCCCGTTGACTGCGCGCATCGGATCGGCTCTGATCAACCAGCACTTCATGCTCACCGGCACACCGCCGACCCGCCGGGAACTGGCGCTGATCGTGGATACCGTCATACCACCCAAAAGCAAGGCAGCGCATGTTAATTGA
- a CDS encoding PE domain-containing protein encodes MSFVFVEPQIMSAFGADLSGIGSALGAANAAAAASTTGVLAAAADEVSVQIAALFSENAAGYQQVSAQVAASYERFVQAVTAGAGAYAAAEANTVQALVNGLAAPSLSLEGFGQAWAGFTANVVNAEVSFNQSLVGAEVALRQALLGGGNALSNAADVGLNFANSLVGGGQQAVNLLLGAQVPANFNTSLVIDSALDANFGPGLLTGAFSGGLSGLGAQLNAALSGNLSGGLPDFAALGNAFAANVNGGLASLAQTGGMLTTSLSSSLAGLAQTGGRFAADISAALAGLPSFEVTLPALTGGFAANLPGLVANLTGGFSGLGAQLSTALNGALSGNFALPNFNFALPNFNFAVPNFAAFTEAGATLASNLSAGLANLNVSLPALGGQVSAALSGAVNGDTAGLNALVNAVAALPTTGLAGFEELQSGILGGLVSNEIAFNEALVANEIALFGAPALAGPLGYAVNAGNLLVGTGEQLVNAVVGAPAAGLTSSLIVNGALEAPGFPIGGGLTGVAHQLLSLNAALGGIPGLDTSLLTQLNLTPASLQGLVDSQLAFNANLVANEQLFQTMVFGTGGALNGAVNNAFNGLNLLLVGTPQGVVNALLGAPAVDLTGSLLVSAPGDVFGGVTAGGLLGAFEQKWLFDAAVLSSLLSPIQVTLTGGLPSLLANINATLTGVLTGTGTIGGTVGVGVGGEIGGDL; translated from the coding sequence ATGTCATTTGTCTTTGTCGAGCCACAAATAATGTCGGCGTTCGGCGCAGATCTGTCCGGTATCGGGTCGGCGCTGGGCGCCGCCAATGCGGCAGCGGCTGCGTCAACCACGGGCGTGCTAGCCGCGGCCGCCGACGAAGTGTCAGTGCAGATAGCCGCGCTGTTCTCGGAGAATGCCGCGGGGTATCAACAGGTCAGCGCGCAGGTCGCGGCGTCCTACGAACGTTTCGTGCAGGCCGTGACGGCGGGTGCCGGTGCCTACGCGGCGGCTGAAGCAAATACCGTGCAAGCGTTGGTCAATGGGCTGGCGGCGCCGTCGTTGTCGCTCGAAGGGTTTGGCCAGGCGTGGGCGGGCTTCACCGCCAATGTGGTCAATGCCGAGGTGTCGTTCAACCAGTCGCTGGTGGGCGCCGAGGTGGCGCTGCGGCAGGCCTTGTTGGGTGGCGGCAACGCACTGTCCAATGCTGCCGACGTCGGTCTGAACTTCGCCAACTCACTTGTCGGTGGGGGACAGCAGGCCGTCAATCTGCTTCTCGGAGCACAGGTTCCGGCCAACTTCAATACCAGCCTGGTCATCGACAGCGCCCTCGACGCCAACTTCGGGCCCGGCCTGCTCACCGGTGCCTTCAGCGGCGGGCTCTCCGGCCTCGGCGCACAACTGAACGCTGCCCTGTCCGGCAATCTCAGTGGCGGGCTGCCGGACTTCGCCGCTCTGGGTAATGCGTTCGCGGCCAACGTGAATGGCGGCCTTGCGAGTCTGGCTCAGACCGGCGGCATGCTTACGACCAGCCTGAGTTCCAGCCTGGCCGGGTTGGCTCAGACCGGTGGCAGATTCGCGGCCGACATCAGCGCTGCCTTGGCCGGGCTGCCGAGTTTCGAGGTGACCCTGCCGGCGCTGACGGGTGGGTTCGCCGCGAATCTGCCTGGGCTGGTTGCCAATCTGACCGGCGGGTTCTCGGGACTCGGCGCTCAGCTCAGCACCGCACTGAACGGCGCCTTGTCGGGGAACTTCGCGCTGCCGAACTTCAACTTCGCGCTGCCGAACTTCAACTTCGCAGTGCCCAACTTCGCCGCGTTCACCGAGGCCGGCGCCACCCTGGCGAGCAACCTCAGTGCCGGACTGGCCAACCTGAACGTCAGCCTGCCGGCGCTGGGCGGTCAGGTCAGTGCGGCACTGAGCGGCGCAGTCAACGGCGATACGGCGGGCTTGAACGCGTTGGTGAACGCGGTGGCGGCGCTGCCGACGACGGGGTTGGCTGGCTTCGAGGAATTGCAGAGCGGCATCTTGGGCGGTCTGGTCAGCAACGAAATCGCTTTCAACGAGGCACTTGTCGCCAACGAGATCGCGCTGTTCGGCGCACCGGCGCTGGCCGGACCTCTTGGCTACGCCGTCAACGCGGGGAACTTGCTGGTGGGTACCGGTGAGCAATTGGTCAACGCTGTGGTGGGCGCGCCGGCCGCGGGCCTGACGAGTAGCTTGATCGTCAACGGCGCGCTGGAGGCGCCCGGATTCCCGATCGGTGGAGGTCTGACCGGTGTTGCCCACCAACTGCTTTCGCTGAATGCGGCGCTGGGCGGCATACCAGGTCTCGACACGTCGTTGCTGACACAGCTGAACCTCACGCCGGCCAGTTTGCAGGGTTTGGTGGACAGCCAGTTGGCATTCAACGCCAACCTGGTCGCCAACGAGCAGTTGTTCCAGACAATGGTCTTCGGGACGGGCGGCGCTCTCAACGGGGCGGTGAACAACGCCTTCAACGGGCTGAACCTGCTGCTGGTCGGCACACCGCAGGGAGTCGTCAACGCCCTGCTGGGCGCCCCGGCCGTCGACCTGACCGGCAGCTTGCTGGTCAGCGCTCCGGGAGACGTGTTCGGCGGCGTCACCGCCGGTGGCTTACTGGGCGCGTTCGAGCAGAAGTGGCTGTTCGACGCGGCGGTGCTGAGCAGTCTCTTGTCGCCGATCCAGGTGACCCTCACCGGCGGGTTGCCGAGCCTGCTCGCCAACATCAACGCGACGTTGACGGGCGTACTCACCGGCACTGGCACGATCGGAGGCACCGTCGGTGTCGGCGTCGGTGGTGAAATCGGCGGGGACCTCTAG
- the typA gene encoding translational GTPase TypA, which produces MPFRNVAIVAHVDHGKTTLVDAMLRQSGALTHRGDDTQERIMDSGDLEKEKGITILAKNTAVHRHNADGTLTVINVIDTPGHADFGGEVERGLSMVDGVLLLVDASEGPLPQTRFVLRKALQAHLPVILVVNKTDRPDARIGEVVDASHDLLLDVASDLDPEAAAAAEHALGLPTLYASGRAGIASTEQPADGEVPAGDNLDPLFEVLMEHIPAPLGDPEAPLQALVTNLDASAFLGRLALIRIYNGKLRKGQQVAWMREVDGVPVITNAKITELLATEGVERSPTQEAAAGDIVAVAGLPEIMIGDTLADPDHAHALPRIHVDEPAISVTIGTNTSPLAGKVSGHKLTARMVRNRLDAELVGNVSIRVVDIGRPDAWEVQGRGELALAVLVETMRREGFELTVGKPQVVTRTIDGKLHEPFEAMTIDCPEEFVGAITQLMAARKGRMEEMTNHAAGWVRMDFIVPSRGLIGFRTDFLTLTRGTGIANAVFDGYRPWAGEIRARHTGSLVSDRAGAITPFALIQLADRGQFFVEPGQDTYEGMVVGINPRAEDLDVNVTREKKLTNMRSSTADVIETLAKPLELDLEQAMEFCAQDECVEVTPEIVRVRKVELDATSRARSRSRAKARG; this is translated from the coding sequence GTGCCATTCCGCAATGTCGCCATCGTCGCCCACGTCGACCACGGCAAAACAACCCTGGTCGACGCGATGCTGCGACAATCCGGTGCGCTGACCCACCGTGGTGACGACACCCAGGAACGCATCATGGACAGCGGTGACCTGGAGAAGGAAAAAGGCATCACCATCCTGGCCAAGAACACGGCCGTGCACCGTCACAACGCGGACGGAACGCTGACGGTGATCAATGTCATCGACACGCCCGGTCACGCCGACTTCGGTGGCGAGGTGGAACGCGGCCTGTCCATGGTGGACGGGGTGCTTCTGCTGGTCGACGCCTCGGAGGGCCCGCTGCCGCAGACCCGCTTCGTGCTGCGCAAGGCGCTGCAGGCGCATCTGCCGGTGATCCTCGTCGTCAACAAGACCGACCGGCCGGACGCCCGGATCGGCGAGGTGGTCGACGCCAGCCACGATCTGCTGCTCGACGTCGCCTCCGACCTCGACCCGGAAGCGGCCGCCGCGGCCGAGCATGCGTTGGGCCTGCCGACGCTGTATGCCTCCGGGCGGGCGGGCATCGCCAGCACCGAGCAACCCGCCGACGGTGAGGTGCCCGCCGGCGACAACCTCGACCCGCTGTTCGAGGTGCTGATGGAGCACATTCCGGCACCTCTGGGAGACCCGGAGGCGCCGCTGCAGGCGCTGGTCACCAACCTCGACGCATCGGCCTTCCTGGGCCGGCTGGCCCTGATCCGCATCTACAACGGCAAGCTGCGCAAGGGCCAGCAGGTGGCGTGGATGCGTGAGGTGGACGGAGTGCCCGTCATCACCAACGCCAAGATCACCGAATTGCTGGCCACCGAGGGCGTGGAGCGCAGTCCGACGCAGGAGGCGGCGGCGGGGGACATCGTGGCGGTCGCGGGGTTGCCCGAGATCATGATCGGCGACACACTGGCCGATCCCGACCACGCCCATGCGCTGCCGCGTATCCACGTCGACGAGCCGGCCATTTCGGTGACCATCGGCACCAACACCTCGCCGCTGGCCGGCAAGGTGTCCGGCCACAAGCTGACCGCGCGCATGGTCCGCAACCGGCTGGACGCGGAGTTGGTCGGCAACGTCTCGATCCGGGTCGTCGACATCGGCCGGCCCGACGCGTGGGAGGTCCAGGGCCGCGGCGAGCTCGCGCTGGCCGTGTTGGTCGAGACGATGCGACGGGAGGGATTCGAGCTCACGGTCGGCAAGCCGCAGGTGGTCACCAGAACCATCGACGGCAAACTGCATGAGCCGTTCGAGGCGATGACCATCGACTGCCCCGAGGAATTCGTTGGCGCCATCACGCAACTGATGGCCGCCCGCAAGGGTCGCATGGAGGAGATGACCAACCACGCTGCCGGATGGGTCCGGATGGACTTCATCGTCCCCAGCCGCGGCCTGATCGGTTTCCGCACCGACTTCCTCACCCTGACGCGCGGGACCGGCATCGCCAACGCCGTGTTCGACGGCTACCGGCCATGGGCCGGTGAGATCCGCGCCCGGCACACCGGTTCGCTGGTGTCCGACCGCGCCGGCGCCATCACGCCGTTCGCGCTGATCCAACTCGCCGACCGAGGCCAGTTCTTCGTCGAACCCGGCCAGGACACCTACGAGGGCATGGTCGTCGGGATCAATCCGCGGGCCGAGGATCTCGATGTCAACGTCACCCGGGAAAAGAAGCTCACCAACATGCGGTCGTCGACCGCCGACGTCATCGAGACCCTGGCCAAGCCGCTCGAGCTGGACCTGGAACAGGCGATGGAGTTCTGCGCCCAGGACGAATGCGTCGAGGTGACTCCCGAGATCGTGCGGGTCCGCAAGGTCGAGCTGGACGCCACCTCGCGCGCCCGCAGCCGCTCGCGCGCCAAGGCTCGCGGGTAG